In one window of Prionailurus bengalensis isolate Pbe53 chromosome B3, Fcat_Pben_1.1_paternal_pri, whole genome shotgun sequence DNA:
- the LOC122468052 gene encoding LOW QUALITY PROTEIN: olfactory receptor 4K13-like (The sequence of the model RefSeq protein was modified relative to this genomic sequence to represent the inferred CDS: substituted 1 base at 1 genomic stop codon): MERVNHSVVSEFILLGLSKSQNLQILFFLGFSVVYAGIVLGNLLILVTVTFDSRLHTPMYFLLINLSCIDMILASFATPKMIVDFLXKQKTISWWGCYSQMFFMHLLGGSEMMLLVAMAIDRYVAICKPLHYMSIMNPRVLGGLLLSSYTVGFVHSSSQMAFMLNLPFCGPNVVDSFFCDLPLVIKLACKDTYMLQLLVIADSGLLSLVCFLLLLVSYTVIIHSVRHRAASGSAKAFSTLSAHITVVTLSFAPCVFIYVWPFSRYSVDKILSVFYTIFTPLLNPIIYTLRNQEVKAAIKKIRTRHINSESRVLTITP, translated from the coding sequence ATGGAAAGAGTGAACCATTCAGTGGTGTCTGAGTTCATTTTGCTGGGACTTTCCAAATCTCAGAATCTTCAGATTTTATTCTTCCTAGGATTCTCTGTGGTCTATGCTGGGATTGTGTTAGGAAACCTCCTCATCTTGGTCACCGTGACCTTTGACTCACGCCTTCACACACCAATGTATTTTCTGCTTATCAACCTCTCCTGTATTGATATGATCCTGGCTTCTTTTGCTACCCCTAAGATGATTGTGGATTTCCTCTGAAAGCAGAAGACCATCTCTTGGTGGGGATGTTATTCTCAGATGTTCTTCATGCACCTCCTAGGTGGGAGTGAGATGATGTTGCTTGTAGCCATGGCAATAGACAGGTATGTTGCCATATGCAAACCCCTCCATTACATGTCCATCATGAACCCCCGAGTGCTTGGTGGGCTGCTGCTATCCTCCTACACAGTTGGATTTGTGCACTCATCTAGTCAAATGGCTTTCATGTTGAATTTGCCCTTCTGCGGTCCCAACGTGGTGGACAGCTTCTTCTGTGACCTTCCCCTTGTGATCAAACTTGCCTGCAAGGATACCTACATGCTACAACTGCTGGTCATTGCTGACAGTGGCCTCCTGTCCCTGGTCTGCTTCCTCCTCTTGCTTGTCTCCTACACGGTCATCATACACTCAGTCAGGCACCGTGCTGCTAGTGGTTCCGCCAAGGCTTTCTCCACTCTCTCGGCACACATCACGGTTGTGACTTTATCGTTTGCCCCATGTGTCTTTATCTATGTATGGCCCTTCAGCAGATACTCTGTAGATAAaattctttctgtgttttatacAATTTTCACACCTCTCTTAAATCCTATTATTTATACATTAAGGAATCAAGAAGTAAAAGCAGCCATTAAGAAGATAAGAACTCGACACATAAATTCAGAGTCCAGAGTGCTAACCATTACACCATAG